The region ccagaatgtaTGATGTCCCACttcaaaaatctgaaaagaagATGTAAGAGTCTAATGAGTGGCAAGGGACTAACTGATAGAATGTTGTATTTAATAGTCATTTGATTAATCACAAAATgtggtgcactggagaagggaatggcaaaccacttcagtactcttgccatgagatccccatgagcagtatgaaaaggcaaaaagataggacactgaaagatgaactccccaggtttgtAGGTGATCAATATGCTACTGCACATCAGTGGACCaatatgctactgcagatcagaaagaatgaagggacagagccaaagcaaaaacaacacccagttgtggatgtgacttgtgatagaagcaaggtctgatgctgtaaaaagcaatactgcataggaatctggaatgttaggtccatgaatcaaggcatactggagatggcaagagtgaatgttgacattctaggaatcagcgaactaaaatggactggaatgggtgaatttaactcagatgaccattatatctactactgtgggcaggaatcccttagaagaaatggagtagccatcatagttaacaaaagggttcgaaatgcagtacttggatgcaatctcaaaaacagaaggatctctgttcagttccaaggcaaaccattcaatatcatggtaacccaagcctatgccctgactagtaacactgaagaagctgaagttgaacggttctatgaaaacccacaagaccttttagatctatcaccccaaaaagatgtcgtTTTTATtgtaggagactggaatgcaaaagtaggaagtcaagaaacacctgcagtaacaggcaaatttggccttggagtacagaatgaagcagggcaaaggttaatggtgttttgccaagagaacacactggtcatggcaaacacctcttccaacaacacaagaaaaaactctacacatggacatcaccgtatgatcaacactgaaatcagattaattatattctttgcaaccaaagatggagaagctctatacagtcagcaaaaacaagaccaggagctgactgtggctctgatcgtgaactccttattgccaaattcagacttaaattgaagaaagtgggggaaaccactggaccattcaggtatgatcaaaatcaaataccttatgattatacagtggaagtgagaaataaatttaagggactagatctgatggacagagtacctgatgaactatggatggaggttcatgacattgtacaggaggcaggaatcaagaccatccccaagaaaaagaaatgcaaaaaagcaaaatggctgtctgaggaggccttacaaatagctgtgaaaagaagagaagtgaaatgcaaaggagaaaacgaaagatttaccccatttgaatgcagagttccaaagaacaacaaggaaagataagaaagccttcttcagtgatcagtgcaaataagtagaggaaaataatagaatgggaaagactagagatttcttcaagaaaattagagataccaagggaacacttcatgcaaagatgggctcaataaaggacagaaatggtatagacctaacagaagcagaagatattaagaggtggcaagaatacacagaagaactgtacaaaatagatcttcacaacccagttaatcaggatggtgtgatcactcacctagagccagacatcctggactgtgaagtcaagtgggccttaggaagcatcactacaaacaaagctagtggaggtgatggaatcccagttgagctatttcaaatcctaagaaatgattctgtgaaagtgctgcactcaatatggcagcaaatttggaaaactcagcagtggccacaggactagaaaaggtcagttttcattccaatccctaagaaaggcaatcccaaagaatgctcaaactaccacacaattgcactcatctcacacgctagcacagtaatgctcaaaattccccaagccaggttttagcaatacgtgaaccgtgaacttccagacgttcaagctggttttagaaaaggcagaggaacccagagatcaaattgctaacatcctctggatcactgaaaaagcaagagagttccagaaaaacatctgtttctgctttattgactatgccaaagcctttgactgtgtggatcacagtaaactgtggaaaattctgaaagagatgggaatatcagaccacctgacttgtctcttgagaaatatgtatgcaggtcaggaagcaacagttagaactggacatggaacagtagactggttccaaataggaaaaggagtacgtcaaggctgtatattgtccccctgcttatttaacttctatgcagagtacatcatgagaaatgctgggctggatgaagcacaagctggaaacaagattactgggagaaatatcaataacctcagatatgcagattatatcacccttatggcagaaatagaagaagaactaaatggcctcttaatgaaagtaaaagaggaaagtgaaaaagttcgcttaaagctcaatattcagaaaactaagatcatggcatcaggtcccatcacttcatggcaaatagatggggaaacagtggaaacagtggctgactttatttttttgggctccaaaatcactgtagatggtgactgcagccatgaaattaaaagacacttactccttggaaggaaagttatgaccaacctagacagcatgttaaaaagcagagactttactttgtcaacaaaagttcatctagtcaaggctatggtttttccagtagtcatttatggatgtgagagttggaccataaagaaagttgagcgccaaagaattgatgcttttgaactgtggtgttggagaagactcttgagagtcccttggactgcaaggagatccaaccagtccaacctgaagaagatcagtcctgagtgttcattggaaggactgatgctgaatctgaaactccaatactttggccacctgatgcgaaaaaatgacatttgaaaagaccttgatgctgggaaagattgagggcagaaggagaagggcgcaagagaggatgggatggttggatggcatcaccgactcaatggacatgagtttgggtaagctccgggagttggtgatggacagggaggcttggtgtgctgcattcAATGGGGTCGCAaccagtcggacacgactgagcgattgaactgaattgaactgactaaTCACTAATTTTATCCTGTGGAATCTCTATTTTTGAGCCaataatatctttcttttctctaataTGTTTATAGACTCTGAAAGCTCAAGGACCCTAGACATTTTGTCTACAGCTTCTAATGGATAAAATGGCCCTGGGGATGCCaccaggcagagggaggggaccATTTCATGGCCTTCATCACCCTACACATCCCCGGGtgcctcattttttttcctgtgtaagGAGGGGCAGCTGAGAAAAGACCTGCCCTCAGGGCCCTGCCAGGAATGCCTGCTCCCCAGCACCACACTCCTGTCCCAGCTGAGCCTTACCTTCCCCCTGCCCTACCTGGGCTTCCAGAAGAGCCTTATCTGAGCAAGAGTGATGCTCCTGAGTGGGAACCTGGGTGCTTCCTCCCCGGCAGGAAGGGCCTGCAGGAACTGTAGCTCCTGGCTAGAGCCCTGGGGCCTCATGTCACTCAGGAGTGATCTCCTGAGTCTGGGAGCTCTGCCCACAGCCCCCTTCCCAGAAGAGTTATAAGCTAGGGATAGCGATTATAAGCCTTGAACCATTCTGGGGAGCAAGCCAGGCTGCCAGCTGCCCCCTATGCCCAGCCTTGCCAGGAGCTCTGGGTAGGACCTGGTCCACAGTTCCCGGTCATCTTGGTCTCTCTCTCCAcgtctgtgtgagtgtgtcctATGGCcgtctctgcctctttctctctatGTGTCCCTCCAAtcatttctctgtctctgggtctgatattatctctgtgtctctgcctttccttctcttttttacttTCCATCCCTCTTCATCTGTCTCCTTCAGCCTCTGCTTCTGCTGGCTCTGTCTGTATTTCTCTGCCTCCTGAGATTTTGTCCATCTCTCTGGTCCTCTGAGTCTCTGGCTCTGGTATTCTGTCAGACTTTGTgactttctttccctcttgatgTCTGTTTACTGCTCACTGTGCCTCTGGATTTGCCTGCAGCATTGCCCTCTTCAGACACCctgcttctctcctcttctcctcaCTCTGTACCTGTTCCTTTGATTCACAAGGATCGTCCTGGCAGGGTCTCTCTGGGTTTCCCCTGGAACCCAGTTCTCTGCCCTCATCCTCCGCCGTCTGGGAATCTCCCTCACcttgctgctccctctgcctccaTCCCTCTGTCCAGCTCTCCCTTGTCTGCAGTCGCCCCATCTTCTTGCTCTTGCCCTCTCTTCcagctccttctctctccccGGGAGACTGGCCTTACCCCTGCCTCTCTCCACCTGCCCTGTGGATTGCCTGTCTCTCTTTTCCCCTGTCTGGTCTCTGCAGGCTGTTTGCTGTTCCAGGTACAACCTCAGCCCTCTGGTACCCCGTTCTCATAGCCCTGGCTCACATGCCTTTCCAAGAATCTCTGACATTCCTTCCTGTCTTCTCCTTTATCTCCCTGACTTCTTCCTTTTGTGTTGTTCTGTCCTCTGACTTGCCCATTGGGTCTcatgtctctctgtctttttcctctaatcttttgtcttcttcttaCACAAAGAGAATAAACATTCTCCCATCATCTTCCTCCTTCTGagttcccaccttctccttctgttGATGTCAATTACATGCCCACCAtccattttcctctcttcctgtgTGTGCCCCGCCCCCAGATTCTGattctctgttcctctctctgccttcttGCCCTTTGTGTTTGTGTCTTTCCCTCCCTTCAGGGTCCTCTCTATCTTTCCCCATCATTCTCTCTGCTTTTGTTGCTTTCTAGTTTTATCTGTTTCTCTGGGTCATTTTTAGCCATGCAGGTCTGTGCCGATgctgggggaagggaaagggaaagagctGGAGAAGGCGAAGGAAGGAGAAAGTGTGCCTTCAGAACTTGACAGAATCATATATTATTGcaataaagcttttcttttttaactttacagataagaaacaaTTACTTGCTCAGAGTCATGGCAGTAAATGGGAAAAGTGAAAATTCAAAGCTACTTTGAATTAGCCTGTGCTGCAGGAGAGTAGGTacgtattgttgttgtttagtcaccaagttgtgtccgattcttttgcaaccccatggactgtagcccaccaggctactctgtccataggatttcctagacaaaattactggaatgggttgccatcttattctccaggggatcttcctgacccagggatcagacccatgtctcctgtattggctggcgttttctttacctctaagccacaagggaatacTGTAGGTATGTGAGTAGGAGATAAATATAAGGAttcaaagttaaaaagaaaacaaattttctcTGCTTTCCACTACATCTAACTATGGCCTGAGGCTGGCACACCCAACCCCAGCTCCAGCTAATTTGAGAACTGGGCACTCATTTCTACCAGGACTTGTCAATCACACAAtccatttctgtttcttcattggcaACAAGTCATCATCAAACCTGGCTGTGGCAGGGTCAGaacctgaagttcagagaggccaAGCAAATGGCCCTTAAGACACACAGCAAATCAGCCAAGGAAAGTAAAGGTAGAAACCACTCCCCAGGCTCCATTCAGGAAAAAGACACAAACTCATCAGAGGGAAAGGAGTCCTGGGGAGCAGAGTCCTGTCATTCACATCTCCTTCTACCTTCACTCTGCAGGTACAAGCTGGAGATAATAACTGGGCAGCCTCTCATCACCAGAGGCCTTGTTCAAGGATCTCTATCACTCAGGACCTATCTCCTAGTCAAAACACTTTAACCTTGACCAGAGAATGTACTTGTATGAAACAGTCTACGTTGATTCCCAAGTGTAGCTCAGTGGAGGGGATGAGCTcagacaacaagagaagctgtcCCTTCTGTTCTCCTTTAAACCTTGCTAGGTCCAGCATGCCTTTCTCCATCTCTAATCTTCCTCTCTCATATTCACCCTTTTATGTAACTAATCTGAATTGAAAAGTCAAAGTCCTATATATTCCATCCTTGAAGTATCACTcggggacttctctggcaatccagtggttaagactttgcctcccAATGCAAGGAATGCTGGATCCACACCTGGtctgggacctaagatcccaccgTGCCTCACAGCTATAAAACTAGgacaaaaataacagaaggaaaattgtgagaaaatcaataaaaactttaaaaatggtccataacCAAAAAAAAGTTCACTTGAACTTTATTCCTTATTATAAAAATTGCTTGTGTTTCTTGTAACAAGTTTGGGAAGTTCAAAgaactttaagaaataaatatcacCTATGAATCTAATCACCAGAAATGACCACTGTTAAcctatttcatatatttcttttcaattttagtCCAATTTTAGAAATCATTATGATATTTGAACTGCGTCATATATAGTTTCCTATTCTGCTTTTTAACTTAACaatctgttgaagaatttcccCACAATGTGAAATAGTCTCCAAAGTACTGTTTTAAATGTTATAAGGTATTCAATTATATCAGTAGACCATAATTTATGTAACCAGTTCCCTGTTATAGGATATTTAAGTTGTGTGCAGTTTTCCCCATTAGAAATAATACTGCAATAAACCTCCTTGATGAAAATCTCTTTTCACATCTCTCATTTTTCCATAGGCAAAATGAACCTTCCAAATCAAAACTCTGTGTGAGGCACGATAGCATCTGACAAACCATCCAAGTGACTCAGATGCACATGAAGTTTGAAGCACTGAGTTAGAGGCATTGGGTTTGTGGCTGGTTGCCCAGGTAATGAGAGTAAGGAGAATCTTAGAATAGGGAGACCAGGAGAGATGAGAGGAGGTTCTAGGAAGGAGAACAGTCTCCAGTCACTTGCCAGCTGGCTAGGAACTAGAGAGGAAAAACAGTTGCACAGATAACTTAGGGACTTTACAAcgttaatatttgttttaaaaacagctttctgTTCTGTACTAACTTGTAAGTCATCTTCCTCTTACCCATACCTTCAGGGCAAGTCTTACAAATAGCATCCTTGTGTTGGTGAGGTTTGGAGGcatgaagaagaaagaacatAGGGATGACCACACAAGAAAGGCAGTGAAGGGAGTCAAGAATTCACCAAGAACAAGGATTTTAGAGCAAAATGATCAGGAATGGCCAAGAAATCTTCAACAATACTGGGGACATATAGAGCAGCTCAGATGAGGagttctgttgctttgtttgggtTATGAGAGAGAAAAGAGTCAACACCATGAGGTTGAAGAGCCTTGAACAATCAGGTGAGGCTTCAAGGCCTTTCTCTGTcccatcataaaataaatattcacccATGTGTATAGTCTCCTAGGTTGTTTTATAGTTTCATCATTTGCCTTGAACTCTTTAAAGTATTTAGAATCTATTGCAGTCGACTGTGTGAAAACTTTCCCACTCGTACTATTTTTAACTCTTCTTTGTTCCTCTGATTTATAACAAACAGTGAACATTTGGCAAAAACATATGGAATCAATGACATAATTAATGAACACCAGTAAGTTTCATTCACCAGAAAAACTAAATCTTAAATTCTATTGCTAAACTTTACAATAGCCTTGACTTTAATCACCACTTACAACCTTAATGCCAATCCTAACAGTGATAAAAACCTCAACCCAAATAATGAGTGTAATAGTCTTAACTCTGATCCTTAAAGTGAGTCCAAGCAACCTCTCTTGTCCCAAGAGAAGCAGAAATGATGTGAACAACAGAGAAAAAGGCATGACTGTCTCAGGAAAGGGAGTAACAGAAAGGAGCATAGAATATGTCACTTCCCTGACGTGGTCTTCACCATTTCTTCATGATGATCGTCAACTTAATCCTGAACCatatcccatgaacagtaggGCCCCCATCTGCTAATCCAAACTACCTGTTAGGAAACCTAAATGAAACAAGGGTGAGAAGCCCTTGGCATAAAAACCCAATAAATTAAATATCCCCCAAACTCTTTAAGCAGGCAGAGCATAATGCAGGAACTCAACCAGTCCGCTGTGACAGAATTCATCCTGTTGGGCTTTGCCTCGAACCCCAGGACCAATCCTCTGCTCTTCACCTTCTTTCTGGTCTTTTACCTGCTGATCCTTGTGAGCAACAGTCTCCTCATCACCCTCATCCACCAGGACACACGCCTCCACACGCCCATGTACTTCTTCATCAGTGTCCTCTCCCTGTTGGACATGGGCTACACCACCACGACGGTGCCCCAGATGCTCGTGCACATTCTCAGCAAGAAGAGAGCCATCTCTTTTGCTAGATGTGTGGCCCAGATGTACATCTTCCTCCTCTTTGGGATCACTGagtactgtcttttctccatcatgTCTGTGGACAGgtacgtggccatctgccaccctctCCGTTATAAGGTCATCATGAGCCACTGCGTGTGCCTTCTCATGGTGGGCATCTGTGCAGCCTATGGTGTGGTGGGCGGTCTGTCCTATACCTCCTTTGCTATGTGCCTTCCCTATTGTGGCCCTAATGATATTGACCATTACTTTTGTGAGGTCCCTGCGGTCTTGAAGCTGGCCTGTGCAGACACATCCCTCAATGACTTGGTGAACATCATCACCAGCTTCAATGTCATTGTGGTCCCACTCTCCTTGATTGTCATTGTCTATGTCAACATCTTTTTCACCATCATGAAGATCCGCTCAGCCCAAGGACGGAtcaaggccttctccacctgtgcctcccacatcactgtggtttcCATGTTCGCTAttccatgcagtatcacatataTGAGCCCTGGCTCTGACTCTTCATCAAACAGTGGCAAGAAAATGGCCCTTTTCTACAACATTGCCACAGCCTTCCTCAACCCTgtcatctacagcctgaggaacaaggATGTGAAAAATGCTTTCCTCAAACTGATGGGAAGGGGCATGACTCCAGAGTAATGCTTTAAAGATAAAGATATGCAGAGATGTACAATTCAGGGCTCGCAGTCACACCAAAGACTCTTCCATGAGTCCTGAAGTGATCGTCTCCATAAAGCTCATGCTTCGCTCTGGCCCAGTGGGAAAGAACAGGGTGCTTGGCCATCAGCATTATCTGTGGTGGTGTGGTTTGAGACAAAGATGATCAGGAAGATCCAAGACAGTGCTCAAGAGCCTGGACTCTACTGCCAGGCAGACCAGGATGAGAGAGTTAGCTTTACCAATCACTAGGCAAGTGAATTCTTACAGCTCTTTCGGCTATTTTAAGGTTTGTATCTCCTCTTCATAGGGAAGTTGtaataattaaatgagataatattgatacaataaaGGTACTTAGTACAGAGCCTGCAAATGttagttttaattttcaagaCTTTTGACTTGAATTATCAATTCAAGTTGATAATTGAATTCAATGGGTTGAATTATCGATCTTTAAACAGCAGTGATCTTCTGGTCTTTGGAAGTGACTGGATGCCCAGAGAGAGTGGGAATAAAAAGAGTGTTGTAGGCAGAGAGTGGAAGAAGGACAAACTCAGAAACTGTCAAGTGGAGATTCTCAAGGTGCAGAAGAAAGTTGAGAAGGAGGAAATGAACCTATATAACCCATCTAAAAACTCAGTCAATTAGAGCATCTGGGATCGACTGAAGTTCTCTTAGAAGGTGAAAAATTCTCTTTTATGACCATGTTTTTCTGTTCTctagatttcctttttttccttgtttctaatAGCATCCATTTTCAAAAACTATAGCCTCTCTTGGGTAATCCCAAGAAAAGGGACTCTAAGGCTGAGGGAAACTAGAGACAGGAGGGTGAATATAATGTGACCCCCAGATACAAAATGTCAGGAGTTCTGAGAGAGGTTACAATTTCAGTGGGGAGTTTTTTGCTTTGTTCCTTCTTGTTTGAAATGACTTCCCTGGAATTGTTTATTTCTCAGAGAATCTTCACAAACATGAATTGTTTTTTCCCACGCTTCACCAGCCTACAAAGATCATGTTACTGGGCATCACTCATATTCACTGCCTGCTGGCTGCCACAGGAACTTCAGCACACAACAAAGCAATTCCCATGAGGTTCTAGAGGCATGTCCCATAAACTAACTTGTAGCCCCTTTGAATTCCTCTTTCTGGGTCCTGTGTTGATGTACACTGCCTGTGAAAACCTTcgtaaaaaaaattaactatgcTGGCCAAAAAATATTACATGAGTGTCTGTTTGCTTCCGGAGAGGCCATGGCCCATGCTGAGAGTGCAGGTTCACAATATCCCCACAGGTATTACCAACTCCACCACCCAGAAGTCAGAGTGTTGCATAAATTAAAGACAAACAGCAATACAGGACATATAATTTCAACATATTTACATACGTGAATAAAAGCATTAACACATAAAGTACTCTtgaaaaatgataagaaaaaataCACTCAGAAAAACTAGTAACAGGTGTGAACAGttcataaaaacaaaatccaaataaTCAATAGACACATGGGAAAAGCAAGCACAGTAGGTatctaagaaatgaaaattaaaatatcaatgaGATACTATATTTTCACCTTTTGAAACTGTCAGAGTGCTTAAATAGAGTCAGAggtggctgaaagtgaaagtaaagtgaaagttgctcagtcatgcatgtccaactctttgtgaccccatggactatacagtccatggaattctccaggccagaatacagaagTGGATAGAATACAATAAAA is a window of Muntiacus reevesi chromosome 1, mMunRee1.1, whole genome shotgun sequence DNA encoding:
- the LOC136164558 gene encoding olfactory receptor 2D2-like, which translates into the protein MQELNQSAVTEFILLGFASNPRTNPLLFTFFLVFYLLILVSNSLLITLIHQDTRLHTPMYFFISVLSLLDMGYTTTTVPQMLVHILSKKRAISFARCVAQMYIFLLFGITEYCLFSIMSVDRYVAICHPLRYKVIMSHCVCLLMVGICAAYGVVGGLSYTSFAMCLPYCGPNDIDHYFCEVPAVLKLACADTSLNDLVNIITSFNVIVVPLSLIVIVYVNIFFTIMKIRSAQGRIKAFSTCASHITVVSMFAIPCSITYMSPGSDSSSNSGKKMALFYNIATAFLNPVIYSLRNKDVKNAFLKLMGRGMTPE